In Gadus chalcogrammus isolate NIFS_2021 chromosome 1, NIFS_Gcha_1.0, whole genome shotgun sequence, one DNA window encodes the following:
- the slc6a17 gene encoding sodium-dependent neutral amino acid transporter SLC6A17: MPKNSKVTLAPSKEAVTESVADLLALEQPMDYKSSQMSMGLSPGATAPGKGLLPSPDADGEDGRPSWNNKLEYILAQVGFSVGLGNVWRFPYLCQKNGGGAYLVPYFILLILIGIPLFFLELAVGQRIRRGSIGVWNYVYPQLGGIGVSSLMVCGFVGLYYNVIIGWSIFYFFQSFQFPLPWAECPMRRNGSQAIMEPECEKSSATTYFWYRQTLNITSSIDDTGGLNWRMTLSLLGAWIIVCMAVVKGIQSSGKVMYFSSLFPYVVLLCFLVRGLLLKGATDGIAHMFTPKLEKMLEPQVWREAATQVFFALGLGFGGVIAFSSYNKRDNNCHFDAALVSIINFVTSILATLVVFAVLGFKANVMNEKCVVENAEKILGYLNTGVLSRELIPPHINFSHLTSEDYSEMYGVIKTVTEEDFPQLGLDACLLADELNKAVQGTGLAFIAFTEAMTHFPASPFWSVMFFFMLINLGLGSMIGTMTGITTPILDAFKIRKEILCVVCCIIAFFLGLLFVQRSGNYFVAMFDDYSAGLPLTIVVFLENISVAWIYGTERFMQDLQDMLGFRPYSFYFYMWKYVSPAILVVLIVATVIEMAVSPAGYNAWIEAEGSERFMNYPPWALGMAYALILAALLPLPIVFIARRFNLLSDGSNKLSVSYRKGMMKDISNLEEQDEQRFILGKGPNEAPSPSPAHRPYLGPGGAQEMTNTSYGTSTKTGYQNIGSPESQL; this comes from the exons atgccCAAGAACAGCAAGGTCACCCTCGCGCCCAGCAAGGAGGCCGTCACGGAGTCCGTGGCGGACCTGCTGGCGCTGGAGCAGCCCATGGACTACAAGAGCAGTCAGATGAGCATGGGCCTGAGCCCCGGGGCCACGGCGCCGGGGAAGGGCCTGCTGCCCTCCCCCGACGCAGACGGGGAGGACGGGCGGCCGTCCTGGAACAACAAGCTGGAGTACATCCTGGCCCAGGTGGGCTTCTCCGTGGGCCTGGGGAATGTGTGGAGGTTCCCCTACCTGTGTCAGAAGAACGGCGGAG GTGCGTACCTGGTGCCCTacttcatcctcctcatcctcatcggcATCCCGCTCTTCTTCCTGGAGCTGGCGGTGGGCCAGAGGATCCGGCGGGGCAGCATCGGCGTGTGGAACTACGTCTACCCCCAGCTGGGGGGCATCGGGGTGTCCAGCCTCATG GTCTGCGGCTTCGTGGGCCTCTACTACAACGTCATCATCGGTTGGAGCATCTTCTACTTCTTCCAGTCCTTCCAGTTCCCTCTGCCCTGGGCCGAGTGCCCTATGCGCAGGAATGGGAGCCAGGCCA TCATGGAGCCGGAGTGTGAGAAGAGCTCGGCCACCACATACTTCTGGTACCGGCAGACCCTCAACATCACCAGCAGCATCGACGACACGGGCGGCCTGAACTGGAGGATGACCCTGTCCCTGCTGGGCGCCTGGATCATCGTCTGCATGGCCGTCGTTAAGGGCATCCAGTCCTCGGGGAAG gtGATGTACTTCAGCTCCCTGTTCCCCTACGTGGTGCTCTTGTGTTTCTTGGTACGCGGGTTGCTGCTGAAGGGTGCGACGGACGGCATCGCCCACATGTTCACCCCTAAG CTGGAGAAGATGCTGGAGCCCCAGGTCTGGCGAGAGGCGGCCACGCAGGTGTTCTTCGCCCTGGGCCTGGGCTTTGGCGGCGTCATCGCCTTCTCCAGCTACAACAAGCGGGACAACAACTGCCACTTTGACGCGGCGCTGGTGTCCATCATCAACTTCGTCACGTCCATCTTGGCCACGCTGGTGGTGTTTGCCGTCCTGGGCTTCAAGGCCAACGTGATGAACGAGAAGTGTGTCGTGGA GAACGCGGAGAAGATCCTGGGCTACCTGAACACGGGGGTGCTGAGCCGAGAGCTCATCCCCCCACACATCAACTTCTCCCACCTGACCAGCGAGGACTACAGCGAGATGTACGGCGTCATCAAGACAGTCACGGAGGAGGACTTCCCTCAGCTCGGTCTGGACGCCTGCCTGCTGGCCGACGAGCTCAACAAG GCGGTGCAGGGCACAGGGCTGGCCTTCATCGCCTTCACCGAGGCCATGACCCACTTCCCTGCTAGCCCCTTCTGGTCGGTCATGTTCTTCTTCATGCTCATCAACCTTGGCCTGGGCAGCATGATCGGCACCATGACGGGCATCACCACTCCCATACTGGACGCCTTCAAGATACGCAAGGAGATCCTGTGTG TGGTGTGCTGCATCATCGCCTTCTTCCTGGGCCTGCTGTTTGTCCAGCGCTCCGGGAACTACTTTGTGGCCATGTTTGACGACTACTCGGCTGGCCTGCCGCTCACCATTGTGGTGTTCCTGGAGAACATCTCCGTGGCCTGGATCTACGGCACCGAGAG GTTCATGCAGGACCTGCAGGACATGCTGGGCTTCAGACCCTACTCCTTCTACTTCTACATGTGGAAGTATGTGTCCCCTGCCATCCTGGTGGTGCTCATCGTGGCCACCGTCATCGAGATGGCCGTCAGCCCCGCGGGCTACAACGCCTGGATCGAAGCCGAG GGCTCGGAGCGCTTCATGAACTACCCGCCCTGGGCGCTGGGCATGGCCTACGCCCTCATCCTCGCGGCCCTGCTGCCGCTGCCCATCGTCTTCATCGCCCGCCGCTTCAACCTGCTGTCGGACGGCTCCAACAAGCTGTCGGTGTCGTACCGCAAGGGCATGATGAAGGACATCtccaacctggaggagcaggacgagCAGCGCTTCATCCTGGGCAAGGGCCCCAACGAGGCCCCCTCCCCGAGCCCGGCCCACCGCCCCTACCTGGGGCCCGGCGGCGCCCAGGAGATGACCAACACCAGCTACGGCACCAGCACCAAGACAGGCTACCAGAACATCGGCTCCCCGGAGTCACAGTTATGA